A portion of the bacterium genome contains these proteins:
- a CDS encoding IPT/TIG domain-containing protein, with translation MGGVALATLGSADPAGGQALQRDLGSYFLVALRSASLKDMMLPDGCNVGTSCASPSTNSSCGTMTLDRAFFGDGSQIVGDVVKFTKPSADVFQVFRNNSSPLDNVTVRQPPIQGFATPLIPGSCDPGCSPKPAVIETLCSFPTPFPPCTPGKDVVVQPNADCIGDTAPGNKRCDLPPGSYGVLDVRNDARAILGSGTFTFCQVKIGKSATVLASAATILIPPGRDAAFRVNNASTVGVECGDVTVLLKGPGAVNLGKQSRVTARICAPEATISLGHSNRLVGQFVGDTITADVGNEGRCCGRCVCFDDFSPKVARVGDTITLSSHCSLDSTTHVRICGIAAPITSKSSNTLTVTVPAGASGSCKIEVDSVPGTFTGNMILSVS, from the coding sequence ATGGGGGGCGTCGCACTGGCGACGCTCGGTTCGGCGGATCCGGCCGGGGGACAAGCGCTCCAGCGTGACCTCGGCAGCTACTTCCTGGTGGCGCTGCGCTCGGCCAGCCTGAAGGACATGATGCTGCCCGACGGCTGCAACGTCGGCACCAGCTGCGCGTCGCCCAGCACGAACTCGAGCTGCGGCACCATGACGCTCGACCGCGCGTTCTTCGGCGACGGCTCGCAGATCGTCGGCGACGTGGTCAAGTTCACCAAGCCGAGTGCCGACGTCTTCCAGGTGTTCCGCAACAACTCGAGCCCGCTCGACAACGTGACGGTGCGCCAGCCGCCCATCCAGGGCTTCGCGACGCCGCTCATCCCGGGATCGTGCGATCCCGGCTGCTCCCCGAAGCCGGCGGTGATCGAGACCCTGTGCAGCTTCCCGACGCCGTTCCCGCCGTGCACGCCCGGGAAGGACGTGGTGGTGCAGCCCAATGCCGACTGCATCGGCGACACGGCGCCGGGCAACAAGCGCTGCGACCTGCCGCCGGGGAGCTACGGCGTGCTCGACGTGCGCAACGACGCGCGGGCGATCCTGGGCAGCGGCACCTTCACCTTCTGCCAGGTGAAGATCGGCAAGAGCGCCACGGTGCTGGCCTCCGCGGCCACGATCCTGATCCCCCCGGGGCGTGACGCCGCCTTCCGGGTGAACAACGCCAGCACGGTGGGCGTCGAGTGCGGCGACGTCACGGTGCTGCTGAAGGGCCCCGGTGCGGTGAACCTCGGCAAGCAATCGCGCGTGACGGCGCGCATCTGTGCTCCCGAGGCGACGATCTCGCTCGGCCACAGCAACCGCCTCGTCGGTCAGTTCGTCGGCGATACGATCACGGCCGACGTGGGCAACGAGGGACGCTGCTGCGGACGCTGTGTCTGCTTCGACGACTTCAGCCCGAAGGTCGCGCGCGTCGGCGACACCATCACCCTCAGCAGCCACTGTAGCCTCGATTCCACCACCCACGTCCGGATCTGTGGTATCGCTGCGCCGATCACCTCGAAGAGCTCGAACACCCTCACGGTCACGGTTCCCGCCGGCGCGTCGGGGTCGTGCAAGATCGAGGTCGACAGCGTCCCCGGAACCTTCACCGGCAACATGATCCTGTCCGTGTCCTGA